The window AAATCTCGCAACGCCACGGCGTGCCGATGGCCCAGCTCAACGGCCGCATCCAGAAAGTCCCGGCCATCGCCCTCGGACCACCCTCGGCGCGGAATGCTTCGCTGTACACGGTCGTCCACGCCGAGCCGCTGAACTCGTTACCGGCATACGCCGCGTTGGTCGATAAAGTGCACAAGGCCGGTGGCGAGAAAGGCGTCGACTCCACCGACACCGCGATGGCTCCCGTGGCCAGGCGCGCCAGCCAACGCATGGAAGCCGAAATGGCCCCGCGCGGGGCGGCCAGTGCGGTGGCAGCAGCAGCGGGCAAACTGGCCGGGGGATTGATTACCGTGGGGGTCGCGGGCATTCGTGCATTGATTCAGGCCGCTGATCGCCCGGACAGCGAGGCGTTGATCCGCAGCAGCCTGGGCAATACCTTCGACAAGGCCTGGACGAAGCTGGTGCAGAACCCGACCAGCGGCGTGATGGCCGGTACGTTGTACATGGCGGCGCAGATCGAAGGCAGCCTGGCCGGTAGTGCGCAACCGCCGGTCGGCCAGGATGTCGGCAATGTCGAATGGAGCCCCAGTCAATCGACTAACCAGCAGATCAACCCATGAAAAGGAGAACACTCATGTCTTATGTCGATGGCTTTGTTGCTGCTGTACCCACCGCCAACCGCGAAAAGTTCAAGAAGCACGCCGAGATGGCCGCTGCCATTTTCATCGAGAACGGCGCGCTCAGCCTCGCCGAGTGCTGGGGCGACGATGTCCCCGACGGCAAGGTGACCTCGCTGCCCATGGCGGTGAAACTCAAAGAGGACGAAACCGTGGTGTTTTCCTGGATTGTCTGGCCGGACAAGCCTACCCGTGATGCCGGGATGGCGAAGTTGATGACCGATCCGAGGGTCCAGCCAGACGTCAATCCAATGCCGTTCGATGGTCAAAGGATGATTTTCGGCGGTTTTGAAATGATCGTGAAAGCTTGAACCGAAATCGCAGGATCACTCCGCCGCCGGGGTGATTCTGCAACTCTTGCGGTCGCGGATTTCGTTATCCGTCGGCCGCTCGCGGATGAACTCGAAACGCGGTTCGCCTTCGCTGTAATGCACCAGCCAACCCCATTCCAGCTCGAACTCGTCCTGCCCGGGCTTGGGCGGGGCGGCCCACCACGGCTCTTTGCTGAGGATCTGGCGCATGGTCACCTCCGGTTGATTGGTTTGCTTGAACTATAACGCGCATGCCGCAAGGCGCCAGAAACGCCTTGTCGGTTGTAGACTCAAGTGATCCGGCAAGAGATCCCCCGCATGACTGACGAATCCCGTGAACCGTTCAAACGACTGTTCTTCGCCCTGGACTGCGCCCCGGCGCAACGCAAGGCCATCGCCCAATGGCGCAGCGCGTTGCAGCTGAGGAGTGGGCGCCCGGTGCCGGCGGAGAATTTTCACCTGACCCTGAAGTTTCTGGGGTCGGTCGCCATAGCGCAGATTGCTGATATCTGTGATGCGGCTGCGTCTGTGCGCACATCGGGCGAACGTTTGACCGTGTTGCTCGATCGATTGGATGTCTGGCGCAGGGCCGGGGCGTTGGTCCTGGCGCCGGAGCAGGCACCACCAGCGTTATTGCGGCTGGTGTATGACCTGGAACAGGTGTTGTTGCCGTTTGCACTGGAGGATGCGCCACGGGAGTTTCGACCGCACCTGACGCTGGCCCGCGACTATCGCGCGCCGGTCCCGGAATCCGCCATGCCGCCGGAATTTTTCCTGCGCGCCGATCGCTTCATCCTGTTCGAATCGCACAAGGGCCGTTATCGGGCGCTGGCCGAATGGCCGCTGGGCAACGGATAAAAGCCCAAACAAAAAAAGGCGCCCGAGGGCGCCAAACTTCACCTTAACCGAGGAGCCAGGTGAGTGATGCAGCGGTGGTAAGGCGCTGCATGATTGGAAATCTTGAGTCTTGCACTATCTCCTGTGGGAGCGGGCTTGCTCGCGAAGGCGGTGGGTCAGACGACATCAATGTTGACTGTGCCGCCGCCTTCGCGAGCAAGCCCGCTCCCACATGGGATCTATGTGTTGATTACTTACCCAACTTCACCTTGGTCCAACCCCGAGTCATGATCCGCTGCACGCCAATCGGCTGATCAGGAATGGCATACAACGTTGCCATCACCGCTTCTGGCGGATACGAACCCGGATCGTTGCGAATCGCTTCATCCACCAGTGGCGTCGCCGCCGAGTTGGCGTTGCTGTAGCCGATGTTGTTGGTGATCTCGGCGATGATGTCCGGGCGCATCAGGAAGTTCATGAACAGGTAAGCGTTCTCGACGTTTGCTGCATCACGCGGGATGGCAACCATGTCGTAGAAACTGCCGGCGCCTTCTTTCGGGATGCTGTAGTCGATCTTCACCTTGTCGCCGGCTTCCTCGGCGCGGGCCTTGGCTTGCAGCACGTCGCCGGAATAACCGACGGCCACGCAGATGTTGCCGTTGGCCAGATCGGAGATGTACTTCGACGAATGGAAGTACGACACCGACGGACGAATCTTCATGAACAACGCTTCGGCTTCGGCGATGTGCGCTTTGTCCTGATCGTTCACCGGGTAGCCCAAGTAGTGCAGGGCGGCCGGGATCATTTCAGTCGGCGAATCGAGGAAGCTGATACCGCAGGCTTTGAGTTTTTCCGCGTTTTCCGGTTTGAACAGCAAGTCCTAGGAATTGGTCGGGGCGTTGGCGCCGAGCACTTCCTTGACCTTCTCTGGGTTGAAACCGATGCCGATCGAGCCCCACATGTACGGGAAGGCATGAGCGTTATCCGGGTCGCTGGCAGAGGCGTTTTTCAACAGTACCGGATTGAGGTTTTTCCAGTTCGACAGCTTCGACTTGTCCAGTTCCTGATAGACGCCAGCCTTGACCTGCTTGGCCAGGAAACTGTTGGACGGCACGACGATGTCGTAGCCGGACTTGCCCGCCAGCAGGCGCGCTTCCAGGGTTTCATTACTGTCGAAGACATCGTAGGTCACTTGGATCCCGGTCTCGTCTTCGAACTTCTTGACGGTGTCCGGGGCAATGTAATCCGACCAGTTGTAGACGCGCAGAACCTTGTCATTGGCCTGGGCGCCCGAGGCGATCGCGCCCAATAAGGACAGTGTCAGCAGAGTCCTGCCAAACATTTTCATCGGTACAACTCCATTTCTTTTTTATTCAAATACGCAAAACAGTGAACACAAAACCTGTGGCGAGCGAGCTTGCTCGCGCTGGACTGCGTAGCAGTCCCTTCTTTTGGGGCCGCTCCGCGACCCAGCGGGAGCAAGCTCCCTCGCCACAGTTAACTGAGCAACGACGACTAGGCCGTCGCTTCTACCATTTGCTTTTTAGGTTGTTGCCACGATTCGCTGGCGGTCTGGTCCATCGCTTCCTGGATCGCGCGTTTACGGCTGGCTTCGGCGCGGCGGCTGAAGTACCAGACCATGAAGGTCACGATCGATACGGCCAACAGGATCAGGCTGGCCACGGCGTTGATCTCGGGCTTCACGCCCAGACGTACCGCCGAGAACACTTCCATCGGCAAGGTCGTGGAGCCTGGGCCCGACACGAAGCTCGCCAACACCAGGTCATCCAGCGACAGGGCAAACGACATCATGCCGCCCGCTGCCAGTGACGGCGCGATCATTGGAATGGTGATCAGGAAAAACACCTTGAAGGGCTTCGCACCGAGGTCCATGGCCGCTTCTTCGATGGACAGGTCCAGCTCGCGAAGGCGGGCGGAGACTACCACTGCGACGTAAGCGGCACAAAACGTGGTGTGGGCGATCCAGATCGTGACGATGCCACGCTCCATCGGCCAGCCGATCAGCTGCGCCATGGCCACGAACAGCAGCAACAGCGACAGCCCAGTGATCACCTCAGGCATTACCAACGGCGCGGTCACCAGGCCACCGAACAGCGTGCGACCCTTGAAACGGGTGACGCGGGTCAG of the Pseudomonas sp. MAG733B genome contains:
- the thpR gene encoding RNA 2',3'-cyclic phosphodiesterase: MTDESREPFKRLFFALDCAPAQRKAIAQWRSALQLRSGRPVPAENFHLTLKFLGSVAIAQIADICDAAASVRTSGERLTVLLDRLDVWRRAGALVLAPEQAPPALLRLVYDLEQVLLPFALEDAPREFRPHLTLARDYRAPVPESAMPPEFFLRADRFILFESHKGRYRALAEWPLGNG
- a CDS encoding ABC transporter permease subunit, with the protein product MKRFGFSKFMLIFGLSFIYLPMLILVIYSFNASKLVTVWGGWSFKWYAGLLDNSQLMGSVVRSLEIACYTAIAAVALGTLAAFVLTRVTRFKGRTLFGGLVTAPLVMPEVITGLSLLLLFVAMAQLIGWPMERGIVTIWIAHTTFCAAYVAVVVSARLRELDLSIEEAAMDLGAKPFKVFFLITIPMIAPSLAAGGMMSFALSLDDLVLASFVSGPGSTTLPMEVFSAVRLGVKPEINAVASLILLAVSIVTFMVWYFSRRAEASRKRAIQEAMDQTASESWQQPKKQMVEATA
- a CDS encoding DUF1428 domain-containing protein, with product MSYVDGFVAAVPTANREKFKKHAEMAAAIFIENGALSLAECWGDDVPDGKVTSLPMAVKLKEDETVVFSWIVWPDKPTRDAGMAKLMTDPRVQPDVNPMPFDGQRMIFGGFEMIVKA